A region of the Pseudomonas sp. J452 genome:
GGCCTGCAGGTGGTGGTTTCCGATGTCGACGTGGCCGGCGGCGAAGGCACCGTGCAGTTGATCCGCGAAGCCGGTGGCGATGCGCTGTTCGTACGCTGCGACGTGACCCGCGAAGCCGAGGTCAAGGTGCTCATGGAGCGCACCCTGGCCGCCTATGGCCGCCTGGACTACGCCTTCAACAACGCCGGCATCGAAATTGAGAAGGGCAAGCTGGCCGAGGGCAGCGAGGCCGAGTTCGACGCCATCATGGGCGTCAACGTCAAAGGCGTGTGGCTGTGCATGAAGCACCAGATCCCGCTGCTGCTGGCCCAGGGCGGTGGTGCCATCGTCAACACCGCCTCGGTGGCCGGCCTCGGTGCGGCACCGAAGATGAGTATCTATGCTGCCTCCAAGCACGCGGTAATCGGTCTGACCAAGTCAGCTGCGGTCGAATATGGCAAGAAGAAGATCCGCGTCAACGCCGTGTGCCCGGCGGTGATCGACACCGACATGTGGCGCCGTGCGGCCGAAACCGATCCGAA
Encoded here:
- a CDS encoding SDR family oxidoreductase, translated to MSMTFSGKVALVTGGAAGIGRATALAFAGEGLQVVVSDVDVAGGEGTVQLIREAGGDALFVRCDVTREAEVKVLMERTLAAYGRLDYAFNNAGIEIEKGKLAEGSEAEFDAIMGVNVKGVWLCMKHQIPLLLAQGGGAIVNTASVAGLGAAPKMSIYAASKHAVIGLTKSAAVEYGKKKIRVNAVCPAVIDTDMWRRAAETDPKKAEFVAGMHPVGRIGRVEEIATAVLYLCCDGAGFTTGHSLAVDGGATAI